The Bacteroides fragilis NCTC 9343 genome includes the window CGGTTGATGAAGTTTCATCACTCCTGGTGGATGCCCGCCTGATCGCACCGGAAGATGGACAAATAGCAACCATCTTTCCTAAACGGGGCGAACTTGTCGCACCGGGCACTCCGATCATGAACCTGGTGGTGATGGATGATATACACGTGGTACTGAACGTAAGGGAAGACCTGATGCCGGACTTCCGCATGGGAGGTACATTCATTGGGGATGTGCCCGCCCTGGCCCAAAAAGGAATTGGGTTCAAGATATATTATATCAGTCCGCTGGGTAGTTTTGCTACCTGGAAATCGACCAAGCAAACGGGCAGCTATGATTTACAGACATTCGAAATCCATGCTCGTCCCACCAAAAAAGTGGAGGGGCTGCGTCCGGGAATGTCAGTACTGGTAGAAATCAAATAGAGAAATGAATACGATTCACCACAGAAGACACAGAGACTCACAGAGTTTTAATCTCTTGTTTACAGGATGTTTAAGAGAAAAGATATTCTCTGTGGGACTCTGTGCTACCCTGTGGTAAATCAAAACTCAAAGACAATCTAATTATGCAACACTCCCCTATACCCCGTGTCATACAACGTGAGTGGCAACGGATGACCTCTCGACGCCTCTACTTCGGTGTCTGCCTGGTACTTCCGTTGTTCACGCTCTTTTTCATGGCTACCATATTCGGCAACGGGCAGATGGAAAATATCCCCATCGGCATTGTCGACCGGGACAACACGGCCACTTCGAGAGATATTACCCGGCGGATGTCTGCCGTACCCACCTTCCGGGTAACCCGCCACTTCGTTGACGAAGCCGAGGCACGCAAAGCGGTACAGCAGAAAGAAATATATGGTTATCTCTCGATCCCTCCCCGCTTTGAACAGGATATGATATCGGGGCAGGACGCCACTCTGAACTATTATTATCACTATGCCCTGCTCTCGGTGGGAGGTGAGTTGATGGCCGCCTTCGAAAGCTCGCTCGCACCCGTAGCTCTCTCCCCCATCGTGATGAAAGCTGTGGCGCTGGGAGTGAACGAACAGCAGATAGAAACCTTTCTGCTCCCCGTGCAAGCCAACAATCATCCCATTTATAACCCGTCGCTGGATTACTCGGTCTACCTGAGCCAGCCTTTCTTTTTTGTACTCTTTCAGGTGTTGGTACTGCTTATCACGGTATATGCCGTAGGAAGCGAAATAAAGTTCGGTACAGCCGGTCAATGGTTGCAGGCGGCGGGCGGCGACATCACGGTTGCCGTTACGGGCAAGCTGTTGCCTTATACGCTTATCTTCAGCCTGATCGGTATATTGGGCAACTTTGTCATGTTTGGCATCCTGCATATACCTTTTCAAGGGAGTTGGCTGCTGCTCAACGTCATGACAGTGCTCTTTATCATTGCCACCCAGGCACTGGCATT containing:
- a CDS encoding ABC transporter permease, translated to MQHSPIPRVIQREWQRMTSRRLYFGVCLVLPLFTLFFMATIFGNGQMENIPIGIVDRDNTATSRDITRRMSAVPTFRVTRHFVDEAEARKAVQQKEIYGYLSIPPRFEQDMISGQDATLNYYYHYALLSVGGELMAAFESSLAPVALSPIVMKAVALGVNEQQIETFLLPVQANNHPIYNPSLDYSVYLSQPFFFVLFQVLVLLITVYAVGSEIKFGTAGQWLQAAGGDITVAVTGKLLPYTLIFSLIGILGNFVMFGILHIPFQGSWLLLNVMTVLFIIATQALALFIFSLFPAVAIIISIVSMVGSLGATLSGVTFPVLNMYPLVRDASYLFPVRHYTEITQTMLYYGGGFIHLWPSAVILCIFPLLALAMLPHLRRAIISRKYENIR